The sequence CGCACCCTAAGTATTTGAGCGTGGGTTTTATTTTAGAAGAGGGACTGGAAGTGGAGTTGTTGCAACAAATCCTAAGCTCCATGCAAGAACAACTGCGCTTGGGGGGGCTTAAATTGCTCTCATTAGATACTAAGGTTGTGCCTAAGGGCTGTGCGGATAAAATTTTTATCAACACGACCGCTGTGGGCTCTGTGCTCTACCCGAATTTGAGTGCCAAAAATTTAAGAGAGGGGCAGGTGATTATTGTGAGCGGGGCTATTGGCACGCATGGGGCTTTGCTCTTTTCTAAAAGAGCGGAGATCCAATTAGACACGCCTTTGGCTAGCGATTGCCAGCAATTATTCCCTTTGCTCGAGCCCGTGTTTAAAAGTGGGTGCAAGATCCACGCTTTAAGGGACGCAACAAGGGGGGGGCTAGCCTCTGTGTTGCACGAGTGGGCGCAAAGTTCTAAGGTGGGGATAGAAGTGGATGAGGATAAAATCCCCATTTTAGAGGGTGTTAGGGGGGTGTGTGAAATTTTGGGGCTAGAGCCCTATGTCTTGGCAAATGAGGGGGTTTGTGTGCTAAGTGTGGAGGCTTGTGATGCATCTAAAATTTGTGCCCTTTTACAAGAGGGGGGGGCAAAGGAAGCGTGCATTATCGGGAGGGTTATTAGCCAAAAAGGGGTGTTTTTAAAAACCCCTTGGGGCTCCAAACGCCCCCTAGACATCCTTGAGGGCGAGCTGTTGCCTAGGATTTGTTAGGGTGCTAAATACAATGAAGCCCTAGTGAAAGCCGTTTAAAGCCCATAACCATTCACAAAAACCCTACTTGAATCCTCAAAGCCCCGTTGACTAAGGTATACCTAAAGACCACCCCTTGACAAACATGCGGGATTTGCCACAGCGACATCCACTCTGCCTACAGCGAGTGGCATGACGGCATCTACCCTATGATCCCCGGTCATGAAATTGCGGGTGTGGTTAAGGAAGTGGGCGCACAGGCACGCAGGTTTAAAGTGGGGGATAAAGTGGGTGTGGGTTGTTTTGTCAATTCTTGTAAAGAGTGTGCCCCTTGCAGTGATCACCACGAACAATTTTGCAAAAAAGCGGTGTTCACCTACGATTGCAAGGACTATTTTCACAATGACGAGCCCCACATGGGAGGGTATTCTAATTGTATTGTGGTGGATGAAGACTACATCATCCGTGTCCCCCACGATGCGCCCCTAGAAAAAGTCGCCCCCCTGCTCTGTGCGGGCATCACCACCTACTCCCCTTTAAAATTCTCCAGTGTTAAAGAAGGCTCAAAAGTGGGCATTGCTGGCTTTGGCGGGCTGGGGCATATGGGCTTGAAATACGCCTTGGCAATGGGGGCTGAAGTGAGCGTGATCGGGCGTAGCGAGGCTAAAAAAGAAATGGCGTTAAAAATGGGCGCAAAACACTATTACAGCGATGTCAAAGACGCAAAGGGGGCTAATTTGGATCTCATCATCTCCACCATCCCCACCCCTTACAACATGGCAGATTATTTAAATGTGCTCGCCTATGGGGGTGAATTTGCCATTGTGGGCTTGCCTCCAAGAGACAAACCCATCACCCTCAGCGCCTCTAACTTTGTGTGGCATGCCAATAAAAAAGTCTATGGCTCACTCATTGGAGGGATTAAAGAAACCCAAGAAATGCTAGACTTTTCTGTTTTGCACAACATTTACCCCGAAATTGAGCTGGTTACAGGCAAAGATATTGACAGAGTGTATTACGATCTCACCCACTCCAACGCTCAATTCCGCCATGTCATTGACATGAAAAAGTCGTTTAGCTCTTAAAATGCAGGGTTACAAGGCTTTAAACTCTTTTGTCTCAAGGGCTAGCAAGCCCGCACCCACTAACCCGCGCCCCCATTTTGCGTTTCAAGCAATGGTGCTAGCCATTAGCACCTTTTGTTTACATGGCGCGGTTAAACCCTTGACAAACACTAGGTAGTAGGTTTTATAATGTAGCACCTAAAAATTTTAAGGAGTTAGTGTGTTTTTGCGATCTTTGATCCTAGTCTCAGCTTTCACTTTGGGCATGCAAGCCCAGCCCTTTGTAAGCACGAGCCACGCCCCAAGCCACATACAAGGGGACAATTTTTATGTGAGCCCCAAGGTGCATATCCAAGAGGTGCATTTTAAAAACCAATACGGCTTAGAAGTGGCGGCGAAATTATTCACCCCCAAGGCAATGCAACAGGGCAAAAAATACCCCGCCTTGATTATAGGCCACCCCATGGGGGCTCTGAAAGAACAAGCAAGCCAGCTTTACGCCACGAAGTTAGCCGAGAGGGGCTTTGTTACCCTAAGTTTTGATTTGAGTTTTTGGGGGCAGAGTGCGGGCACGCCTCGCCACGCTGTGTTGCCCGACATGTATGTAGAGGATTTTAGCGCTGCCATCGATTATCTAGACACAAGACAATTTATCGATAGAGAGAAAATCGGGGTTGTGGGGTTGTGTGCGAGTGGGGGCTTTGCTTTGGCGACCGCAAAAATCGACCCACGCATTAAAGCCATCACCACGGTGAGCATGTACGACATGGGCGATGCCACAAGGCATGGGGTGCGTCATTCTGTCAGCAAGGCAGAGCGAGAGGCATTTTTAAAAGAGGCGGCCAGCGAGCGCTACAAAGAGTTTAGCACGCATAAAATCACTCGCTATGTGGTGGGCACGCCCACCAAGATTGATAAAAATTCAAGCCCCATTGCCAAAGAGTTTTACGACTTTTACCGCACAAAGAGGGGTGCATACACCCCACAGGGGCAAGACCCCAAACTAGACACCATGCCTATGTTCTCTAGCGATGTCAAGTTCATGAACTTCTACCCTTTTGAGGACTTAGACAGCATTTCGCCCCGTCCCATTTTAATTCATCACAGGCGTAAGGCACACTCTAGGGAGTTTAGCCAAAAAGCCTACGCCAAAGCCGCCCAGCCCAAAGAGCTTTACTATGTCAAGGGGACCGGGCTGTGGATTTATACGACCGCGCTAATCTCATCCCCTTTGACAAAATCACGCAATTTTTCCAAAAAAATCTCCATGTAAAGGATTAATCATGTCTGTCCTAGTCATCTTAGCCCACCCTAATTTAAGCACCCAATCACGGGTAAATCAAGCCCTTAAAGCTGCCCTAGAGCCCACAAGCGTAGCGATCAGCGATTTATACGCCCCCCGATTACAACTAATGTCAAACGCAAGGTAGAGTTTAGAGCTTTTGCGGCAAGGGCAGTTTTTAGCACATACAAATAATGGAGCGCAAGAACCCCACAGCCCCAAACTCCCTAAAACAACCTGTAAATGGCGGTGGAGATGGTGACGAGGCCAAAGCATAAGATGAAGAGGTTTTGCCATGGGTTTTTGTATTTGTGTAGTTGGGGGAATTTGTAGATGGCATAAAGGGGCATTAAGTAGAGGATGATGGCTAAAATAGGGCCACCAATACTCTCGATGATTTCTAACACGCTGGGGTTTTCATACGCCACAAGCCACGCCACTAAGAAGGTGATGAGGGCGGTGATTTTATTGGCTCTGGTGGGGGAGATTTTTTGCTTAGTGGCGTAAAATAAAAGGCGGTTCAAGCCCTCGCGCACGCCCAAATAATGCCCGAAAAAGGATTTGCCCATCGCCACAAAGGCAACGATGGGCGCGACTAGGGCAAAGGTTTTCATGTCTTCAAAATGGTTAGCCAAATAGGACAAAATGGGTAGGTTTTGCGCTTTGGCCTCTTTAAACTCCGCAGGGCTTAAACACATCGCACACGAAAAGACAAAGAACATCACCGTTACAATCATCAAAACATTGCTCCTAGCGATGATGGTCGAAGCCTTTTTGTCCGCCTCCTGCCCATAGGTTTGCTTACAATGCACGGCGAGTGAGGAGATGATGGGCGAGTGGTTGAAGGCAAACACCATCGTGGGCAAGATCAAAAGCATGACCACCCCTAAACTCTCGCCCCCAACCCCGCTCAAATGGATGTTTTCAAAAAGTGCGTTGTTCCATTTGGGGATGAGCCACAGGGCGCTAAAAACCAGCACGGCGATGAAGGGGAAGACAATGGCGGACATGGTTTTGATCACCACCTCTTCGCCAAAGCTCACCACAAACATTAAAACCCCCACCACCAAAAAAGAGAGCCATAAGCGGTTAGGCGCACCCAAGCCCAATTGATTCACCAAGAAACTCTCAATGTTGTTTGTGATCCCCACGCTATAGACCAGCAAAATGGGGAAAATCGCAAAGAAATACAACAGAGTGAGCAACACGCCCCCGAATTTACCAAAATAATTCTGCCCGACCACGGTGATGTCATCGCTCTTGTCCGAGCCTTCTAGCACAAAACGGCACAGGGCGCGGTGGGTTAGAAAAGTTAAGGGAAAGGCGAGCACCAACATGACAATCAAGGGGATCAACCCCCCTAGCCCCGCATTGATGGGCAAAAACAGCACCCCAGCCCCAATGGCCGTACCATAGAGGCTTAAGCTCCACATCAAGTCCTCTTTGTTCCCTTTTGTCATCGTAACCCGCCTTGAAATTTGTAAAAGCTCACATTTTAGTCTATTTTTATGGATAAAATCCTTACTATATTAATCTTTGGTTTAAAAAAGGATTTTCACCCTTCTAGTAAGTCTTAAAAATTTGCCCTCCACCCCTTGACAAACACTAGGTGTTAGGTTTTATAATCTAAACACAAAAACACTTTAAGGAGAACACATGTCTGTTTTAGTTGTTGTAGCCCACCCCGACTTAGCCCAATCAAGGGTGAATAAAGCCTTAAAAGAAGCCCTAAGCCCTACAAGCGTGGAGGTGAATGATCTATACGCCCTCTACCCCGATTTTAAAATCAATGTGGCGTGCGAGCAGGATAAATTAGTCAAAGCTAAGCACATTGTTTTGCAATTCCCCATGTTTTGGTATTCTTGTCCGTCCCTTTTGAAAAAATACTTTGATGATGTGCTGACCTATGGTTTTGCCTACGGCTCTAAGGGCAAGGCACTAGAGGGCAAGGGTTTTAGTTTAGCCATCAGTATGGGCGCACGCGAGGGGGATTTTCAAGGCAAATTTAGCTTAGAGAGTGTCCTAACCCCCTTTAGGGCGATTAGCCACTTCATCGGCACTAAGTACGCCAAGCCCTTTCTCACCTATAACACCGGCAACTTGAGCGACACCGCCTTAAAAGCCCAAACCCAAGCTTACCAAGAGTGGATTAAGGGGCTTGCATGAAAGACATTTTTGAGCGGGATTTAAGCGGGGAGATGGTGAGTATGGACGACCCCGAGTTTCACAAACTTTACAGCGTGATCACAAACGCCCAAAAACTCATCCACAAGCTCAACACTCAAGAGTTAAGCCCTAAAGAGGTGCGGGCATTAACCAACGAGCTGACCGGCAAGCCCTTTGATGCCACCAACACGATTTTACCCCCTTTCTATGTGGATTTTGGGCGCAATATCAACTTTGGCAAGCATTTTTTTATGAACTCGGCTTGTAGTTTTATGGATAGGGGAGGGATTGAGATAGGTGATCATGTTTTCATCGCTCCCAAAGTGTGTTTAACCACAATCAACCACGACTTCAATCCCTACAATAGGCGCACGACCTTTTGTAAGCCCATTGTCATAAAAGATCGGGTGTGGATTTGCATCAACGCCACCATTTGCCCCGGGGTTACGATCGGAGAAAACTCCATTGTCGCGGCTGGGGCGGTGGTTACTAAAGATGTCCCCCCTAATGTCATCGTGGGGGGCAACCCGGCTAAAATCATCAAGACTATAGAGGTCAAAAATGCCTAAAATTCTCCCTTCTTTACTGTTTTCATTTGCCCTACTTGGGGCGCACACCACACATAAAGGAAAACCCATGCAAGAGATACACACAAAGGTAGATTTTAAGAGTTTTGAGGGCACAAGCGACAAATTCAGCGGTAAAGTGCATATCCAAATCCTATTTGGTCCAAACAAATGGCGTAACTTTAGCGGGGGTATCGTGCATTTTAGCCCCAAAGCTAGGAGTGCATGGCACACCCACCCCGCAGGGCAAACGCTTTTAGTAACAGAGGGGGAGATTTACACGGGCACCGCCGATGGCAAGGTAAGCGTAGCTCACAAGGGCGATGTCATCTCTTGCCCGCCGGGGGTGAAACATTGGCACGGGGCAGGACCTAGCATGGGTGGAGCACATTTAGCCCTAACGGGGGATAAAAACGGCGAAAATGTCCATTGGCTCGAAAAGGTGAGCGATGTAGAGTATAACAAGGCGATAAGCTCCCTAAAGCCCGCCAAGCCCACCAAAAGTGCCTTTAACCCCTTTGCAAACAGCCCCTTAAAGAGCGATCCGCAAATGTTTCGCACCTTCAACCATTTCGCCATGCAAGAGGCTTTCAAAACTTCAGGCTTAAGCGTACCCGAATACAGCCAAATTTTATTAGCGTCCTTAGTGGCTCTAGGCTCTGTGCCCCCATATGCCAATGCCCTAGAAAGCGTGCTAGAACACCTAAAACCCCAAGCTATTAGAGAGATTTTATACCAAGCCATCCCCTATGTGGGCTTTGCGCGGGTGCAGGGCTTTTTAGAGGCGACAGATAAAGCTTTTAGTGCCAAGGGCATTCACCTAGCCCAAGAAGAGGGCATCCCCCAAGCAC is a genomic window of Helicobacter sp. NHP19-012 containing:
- the hypE gene encoding hydrogenase expression/formation protein HypE codes for the protein MQVVSLSGGNGGKEAQVLIEKVFMPYLQEFLAARGEDAGVFEARGALALSTDSFVIDPLIFEGGDIGKLCVCGSANDVAMGGAHPKYLSVGFILEEGLEVELLQQILSSMQEQLRLGGLKLLSLDTKVVPKGCADKIFINTTAVGSVLYPNLSAKNLREGQVIIVSGAIGTHGALLFSKRAEIQLDTPLASDCQQLFPLLEPVFKSGCKIHALRDATRGGLASVLHEWAQSSKVGIEVDEDKIPILEGVRGVCEILGLEPYVLANEGVCVLSVEACDASKICALLQEGGAKEACIIGRVISQKGVFLKTPWGSKRPLDILEGELLPRIC
- a CDS encoding alpha/beta hydrolase, with the translated sequence MFLRSLILVSAFTLGMQAQPFVSTSHAPSHIQGDNFYVSPKVHIQEVHFKNQYGLEVAAKLFTPKAMQQGKKYPALIIGHPMGALKEQASQLYATKLAERGFVTLSFDLSFWGQSAGTPRHAVLPDMYVEDFSAAIDYLDTRQFIDREKIGVVGLCASGGFALATAKIDPRIKAITTVSMYDMGDATRHGVRHSVSKAEREAFLKEAASERYKEFSTHKITRYVVGTPTKIDKNSSPIAKEFYDFYRTKRGAYTPQGQDPKLDTMPMFSSDVKFMNFYPFEDLDSISPRPILIHHRRKAHSREFSQKAYAKAAQPKELYYVKGTGLWIYTTALISSPLTKSRNFSKKISM
- a CDS encoding NAD(P)H-dependent oxidoreductase; protein product: MSVLVILAHPNLSTQSRVNQALKAALEPTSVAISDLYAPRLQLMSNAR
- a CDS encoding aromatic amino acid transport family protein encodes the protein MTKGNKEDLMWSLSLYGTAIGAGVLFLPINAGLGGLIPLIVMLVLAFPLTFLTHRALCRFVLEGSDKSDDITVVGQNYFGKFGGVLLTLLYFFAIFPILLVYSVGITNNIESFLVNQLGLGAPNRLWLSFLVVGVLMFVVSFGEEVVIKTMSAIVFPFIAVLVFSALWLIPKWNNALFENIHLSGVGGESLGVVMLLILPTMVFAFNHSPIISSLAVHCKQTYGQEADKKASTIIARSNVLMIVTVMFFVFSCAMCLSPAEFKEAKAQNLPILSYLANHFEDMKTFALVAPIVAFVAMGKSFFGHYLGVREGLNRLLFYATKQKISPTRANKITALITFLVAWLVAYENPSVLEIIESIGGPILAIILYLMPLYAIYKFPQLHKYKNPWQNLFILCFGLVTISTAIYRLF
- a CDS encoding NAD(P)H-dependent oxidoreductase is translated as MSVLVVVAHPDLAQSRVNKALKEALSPTSVEVNDLYALYPDFKINVACEQDKLVKAKHIVLQFPMFWYSCPSLLKKYFDDVLTYGFAYGSKGKALEGKGFSLAISMGAREGDFQGKFSLESVLTPFRAISHFIGTKYAKPFLTYNTGNLSDTALKAQTQAYQEWIKGLA
- a CDS encoding sugar O-acetyltransferase translates to MKDIFERDLSGEMVSMDDPEFHKLYSVITNAQKLIHKLNTQELSPKEVRALTNELTGKPFDATNTILPPFYVDFGRNINFGKHFFMNSACSFMDRGGIEIGDHVFIAPKVCLTTINHDFNPYNRRTTFCKPIVIKDRVWICINATICPGVTIGENSIVAAGAVVTKDVPPNVIVGGNPAKIIKTIEVKNA
- a CDS encoding cupin domain-containing carboxymuconolactone decarboxylase family protein; the encoded protein is MQEIHTKVDFKSFEGTSDKFSGKVHIQILFGPNKWRNFSGGIVHFSPKARSAWHTHPAGQTLLVTEGEIYTGTADGKVSVAHKGDVISCPPGVKHWHGAGPSMGGAHLALTGDKNGENVHWLEKVSDVEYNKAISSLKPAKPTKSAFNPFANSPLKSDPQMFRTFNHFAMQEAFKTSGLSVPEYSQILLASLVALGSVPPYANALESVLEHLKPQAIREILYQAIPYVGFARVQGFLEATDKAFSAKGIHLAQEEGIPQAQRAQRGLTIQKKIFGQAIEQYNAQAPKDEQHIRQFLSANCFGDYYAREGLDLRFRELLTFVYLLSLGGVDSQLKAHVQGNLNMGNNRHKLISVVTALIPVVGYPRALNALSAIDAITPAKD